The Pseudodesulfovibrio sediminis genome includes the window GGTAAAAGCCTGGCCCCGTTCGTTGCGAAAGGTGGCTTCCATGAGTTTTTCCTTGCCCTGTTGAATGGGAAAGTCGGTTTCTTCCGGGGTGCCGATGGCTTCCTTGACGGACAGCGGCCCCGCAGACACGGTAATGCTTTCGTTCAATATGTTCTCTTTCTCCCAGAGCGCAAGCGCCTTGGTACGAACTCTCTCCAACGTGGGTTTCATGCTTTCTCCTACACGGCTGACAGCCGTTTTAATGCAATAAAAATGATCAGTGAAAATATGCCGATTATGGAGGAGAGCACAAGCGCCCGCTCAAACTCTCCGCTGAACACGGCATTGTAAATTTCCAGGGACAGGGTGTTTGTCTTGCCGATGATGTTGCCGCCGATCATCAATGTGATGCCGACTTCACCCAGCGACCTGCCAAGGGCGAGAAACCAGCCCGACGCCACGTTGCGGCGCACATTGGGCAGCAGGACCAGCCAGAAAGTCTGCCAGTCGGTTTTGCCGAGCACCTGTGAGACTTCGGCCATCTGTTTCAGATCACCGCGCAGCGCGGCTTCCACCGGCTTGACCATGAGCGGGAGGCCGGAAACGAAAGACGCCAGCACGACACCGGTAAAGCTGAACACGATATCCACGGGCAGGTTCTGCCCGATAATGCCTGCCCGCCCCAATACCATAAGCAGGATGAATCCGGTAGCGATGGGGGGAAAGACCAGCGGCAGGGTCACCAGAAAATCCACAACCGAGCGTACCGTTCCTTTGCCCGAGGTGAGATAATATCCGAGCAGGACGCCGCATACAAGATGCAGCGCTCCGGAAACGGCGAGTACTTTCACTGTGAGCAAGAGCGGCGCAGTGGTCTGTGTCTCTGTGAGTATCTGTAAAAAATCCATGCTCCCTACAATCCGTGTTTCTTGATGATTGCCCGGGCTTCTTCCGTATTGAGGAAAGCGAGGAATGCCTTGGCCTCATCAGTGTGTGTCGCTGTCTTGAGCATGGATGCAATGATCGTAATGGGCGAGTAGCCTTCTTCGTCTATGATGACGAAACCGCCCAGTTTGTTCTTCACCTTGAGCGCATGCGTGAGGTTGAGGAAGCCCATGTCGACTTCGTTGGTGGTCAGGTAGGAAAAAACCTGGGGAACAGTGGAGACTTCCACCAGTCTGGCCTGGATGGCCGGCAGTCTGCCGCTGGAGAGCAGGAATTCGCGAGCGGCCTTGCCATAGATGGCCTTGTTGGTGTCGGGCAGCGCGATTCGTCCGGCGGCCGGGTTGTCCAGGTCTTTCACCTTGGAAAATTTTGAGGACTTGGCAAAGGCCAGGACCAGCCGGCCTCGTCCCAGGTCGACGGTGGAGGCCATGGGCATCCGCGCTTTGGTCAGGAACTTCTGGTCACCCAGTACTATGTCGACCTGCCCGCTCTGTTTTGCCTGTGTAGTAACGCGGGCCATATTCCCATAAATAAGGTCCAGTTTCTGTCCACTTTTTTTAGTATAGGCCGCGTTGAGTTCATTGACCATCTCCTTGTACCCTGCTCCGGATGCAAGAACAGCATTTTCTGCTGCTGCAACAGTCGTCATCATAATAATGAACAGAGCGGACAATAGAATAGTTTTGATGGCATGCATGGCGTGTTCCTCAAAATAAAGTTGTAATCATCGTTGCATTATTGCGTTTTTTCTTGTTGTAAAAGATGCGTAGGGTAGTCCTGTATTCCAAGGTTGTGTCCTTTGATTAATTCACCTATGATTTGTTCCGTTATAGTACAACCCTGTCACGCGAATGATAAAATTCGTGACAATCGAGAGAGCAGACCTATGAAAAACGCCAAACCGACCGGGAAAGTATGTCCTCGGGAATTCTTCAGCGTAGCCGAAGATGTGAGTTATCTGGAAGCCGTTCAGTTAAAGGAGTTCGAGAGGTCCTTCGTACAATGGAAAGACGCCGCCAAACGGATGGACAGCATTCGTGCGAGAACTCGCATGTGGCTCATATTTTTGCTGTTACGGCACACCGGTGCCCGACTGGGGGAGATTTTGTCCCTGGATGATATCACTGCTTTTGATATGGAACATTCTTCTGTGCGCATCGGACGAGAAGGGAGGGAACGCGAAGTCCCGCTGCCCGAAGGCGTGTGCGCCGAAATCCAATCTATTCTCGAAAGTCCTGTGGGCTGTGGTCTGCGCGGGTGCCTGTTTGCTGTCGATCCGGGCTATTTTCGGCGCATCTGCTATGCGCGCGGCAAGGAATGCGGGTTATCCAAAGATCTGGTGCGCCCCAAATCCCTGCGCAATTCACGGGCCGTGGAGATGCTGCGCAGCGGTATCCCCATCACTGTCGTCAAAGAGATCCTCGGCCAATCTTCGCTTAATCTTACCGCCAACTTTCAGCAATTTTCACAGGGAGATATCCTCTCCATAGTGAGCAACGCCCACCAGACCATGCGCAAGCAGACCAGTGCGCGAAATTCCTTTGTGGGCCATGTCGTGGACGTGAAAAACGATTCGGTCATGGCAGAGGTTGTTCTGGAGACCCGGTTCGGCAGGCGTATCAGCGCCGTCATCACCACGGACAGTTTGACCAACCTGAAGATACTGGTGGGCAGCCCTGTCATCGCCACGGTCAAGGCGCCGTTGGTGAACGTGCTGAAATGCGGGGATACCCCCTTGGGCAGCGCGCGGAACCGGTTCAGAGCCACTGTCGTGCGGGCCACGGCAACGCCGGTGCTCTCAGAAATCCTGGGGCGGCTGCCTGACGGTACCGATGTTTGTGCGCTCATTTCAGCGCAGAGCGCGAACGAGCTTGATCTCCACTCCGGCGATGAAGTGGAGTTCTGGTTCAAGGCGTTGTCTGTTGTGTTGAATACCGTACAGCTCTGATCAGTCCCGGCGTAGGGTCTGCGCTATTCCCACTTCAGCTCAAGGTTTTCTCTGATGGCTTCAATGATGCCGCCTCCGGCCAGGAAGGTGGCCAGTCCGGCCACGTCTTCCGCAAGATAGCGATCCCGTTCGACCACGGGGAACAATCCTTTTTCACCTATGATCCGGTACAATGTCTCGCAGGCCGGGCTGAAGGTCTTTTCCGCGTCCGTCAATGGATGCTCGCGGATGACACAGGCGTCGAAGACCACACCTTTGCCCTGTCCGTTCATGCGGGTTTTGAGACCACCGAGTTCTTGGTTGACCCACTCAGGGATTTCCGTTTCCGTGGGGATGGTCTTGAGTCGTTTGCGGATGGCGATGGCTTGAAGGATGTATGCCAGCTCAATGGCCATGATGTGGGAGGCCTTGGGGATGGTCTTCAGCAGACGGACGGCAAGGCCGGTGCCCATGCTCACATGGTCTTCCTGTCCCGAGTTGGTCGAGATGTTGAAGAGGTGGCTGGGCATGGCATCGCCCCAGATGGAGTTGAGCAGCGAGGCCGAAGCGTATTCGAGCATCATCATGCCGCTGGACATGGAGTTCTCATCTTCGGTCAGATCCGGCCATTTGAGATCGCGCCCAAGCCCCTTGTTCCGTTTCGGATCGACGAATCGTACCGAACGCTGGTGGGACAGGCTGGCCATGACGCCCAGCGCCTGCATCAGGCTGTATACCTGCACAGCCACCGGCATGCCGTGAAAATGGCCGCCTGAGATCACGTCAATATACTGATCGTTTTCGTCAGCCAGAAGGATGGGGTTGTCCGTGGCGGAGTTGGCTTCGATGAGCAGGCTTTTCTCGGCCTGCGTGATGAGGTCGTGGGCCGCGCCGAGTACCTGCGCCGCGCAGCGCACGTTGTACGGGTCCTGCACCTGGCCGTCGGTCTTGAAGTCGCGGTGGGCGTTGCGGATGGGGGAGTCCTGCATGAGCTGCCAGATCCAGTCCGCCACCTGCACCGCGCCGGGATGCGGGCGCACGGCATGAAAGTCGGAACGGTAGTAGGTGTCCGGTGCTAGCATGACCTGCGCGGTCAGGGCCGAGTTGATGGCCGCGCTTTGCAGCAGCACCTTGAGCTGGTGGCAGGCCACAAGGCCGATCGCGTTCATGAACTGGACACCGTTGGTCAGGGCCAGCCCTTCCTTCATTTGCAGTTTGAGAGGCTCAAGGCCGGCTTCCTGCATGGCTTCGGCACTGTCCATGACGGCGCCCTTGTAGGTCACCTTGCCTTTGCCGATAAGGGCCATGGCAATATGGGATAGCGGGGCAAGGTCGCCGCTCGCGCCCACGGAGCCGAGTTCCGGCACCTGCGGCGTGATGCCCGCGTTGAGCAGGGCCAGAATGGATTCGGCCAGGTCAGGCCGCACGCCGCTGAATCCTCGCGCCAGGGAGTTGGCGCGGAGCAGCATGGTCACGCGGACCACAGTTGCATCCATGGGTTCGCCAGCGCCGACAGCGTGGGAGAGGATCAGGTTTTCCTGAAGCTCGGAAAGATGTTCCGCCTTGACCGACAGGTCCACGTTATGCCCGAACCCGCGGTTGAATCCATAGGCCGGGAATTCCTGTTCCGTGATGCTTGTTTCGATCTGCGCCCGCCGCTCGGTGAGCATGGCGCGGGTGGCCGGTGCCATACGGACGGTCGCTTCGCCATGGCCCACGGCCATGATCTGCTCCAGAGTCAGGTGCTGTGTGTGATCTATGATGACGTTCATGGGATATCCTATTGGTTGCCGTAAATGAATGCGTACACAGCCAGGGCTGCGAGACGCGCCGTGCGGCCGTCGATGTCAAAGTTCGGGTTGACCTCGGTGATCTCAAAAACCGCTGTGTTGCCCTGAGTGCGGCAGCGATCGGCGAATTCGAGGATGTCGCGGGCGCTGAATCCTACCGGGCAGGATGCGCTGACACCGGGGGCATCGGATGCGCGGACACTGTCCATGTCCAGCCCGGCGAACAGGGGCGCGGTGCCGAGTCGCGTGAAAAGATCGGTGAAAAACGGTGTGCCCCTTTGTGCGTGGATGGCCGTCAGGGGGTGTATGTTGACGCCCATGGCGCGGGCGTCGTCCAGATAATGGGGCGCGTTAGCCCAGGTCTGGATGCCCACTTCGTACAGGTGATCGGGGAGGAGTGCGCCTGCGTCGATGAGGTTGCGATAGGGCGTACCGGAGTGGCGTCTGTCGCTTATGCGCATGTCGAGATGGGCGTCCATGTTGATGGCCGCGTACTCGGGATATACTGCATGGACTCCACTGGCGTCCGGCAGGGAAATATCATTGCCGCCGCCCAGGCTGATGACGGTCTTGCCTGCCGCAAGCAGGGCGGTGACCATTGCCTGCTGACGATCGTGTATGGCTTCCAGCTCGCCGCTCACGTCCATGTCGCCGAGGTCCACGATGGTGTTACCTTCCGTTGTGGCGGGCTTGAGCTTGTAGAACATCTGCCGGATGGCGGCCGGAGCCTGTGCTGCGCCGGGTCGTCCATGGTTGCGGGCCACGCCCTGATCCTGAGGGCAGCCGATGATGACGTGGGTGGCGGCATTCAGGTCGTCCGGGGATGTGGACACCACGTCCCGGAGCAGGATGTCGTTGTCATCATGTGACGGTCCGGGCATCTCCGGTGGAGTCAGCAGGGAAAGCAGGTCGGTATGTATCATACAAGTTGCCCCTTCTTGATCACGGTGTGGATGTGGTTTTCCCCATAAAAATAGGCCACGTCCCGGTGGTCGTCGCTGTCGAGCAGGAGCAGGTCCGCCTGCCAGCCCGGTGCGATGCAGCCCACTTTGTCCAGACGCAGGGTGTGGGCGGCATTGCGCGTGATGCAGGTCAGGGCCTCGTCCACGCTCAGTCCCATGCGCATGCAGGCCAGTGACATGACCAGTTGCAGGGACAGGGACATGTTGGAGCCGGGATTGAAATCCGAGGCGAGCACGGGCAGGCAGCCGGAGTCGATGACGCGACGACCGGGCGCAAACGGAATATCAAGGAAAAGTGAGACACCCGGCAACATGACGCAGCCGATGTCGGTACCGGCCAGCAGGGCGATTTCTTTGTCGGTGACCACTTCGAGGTGGTCCACGGACACGGCGCCAAGCTCTATGGCCGCCTCGATGCAGCCGATGGAATGGAACTGGTTGGCGTGCAGCCGGGGGAGCATGCCGAGGGTGGAGGCGTGCTCCATTATGTCCATGGATTCCGCAGGGGTGAAGTAACCGTGCTCACAGAAGACGTCACAGAACCGGGCCAGTGTGCTTGCGTCGGCGAGCATGGCCTTCACGTCTTCGATGTACGCGGCCTTGTCCACGCCCTTTGGAACAGCGTGCGCACCGAGGAAGGTGGGGATAAGATCCACCGGGTGTTCTTCGTTCAGCTCGGCCACCACGCGGAGCATCTTGAGTTCCGTGGCTGCATCGAGCCCATAGCCGGACTTCACTTCCATGGTGGTGGTGCCCTGACGCATGGCTCGATCAAGCCGTTCTCTGGCCAGCGCCTTCAGTTCGTCCTTGGACGCTTCCCGTGTGGCCTTGACCGTGCGGGCAATGCCTCCGCCTTGAGCCGCGATCTCTTCGTAGGTCGCGCCAGCGGTGCGCATGGCGAACTCATCGGCGCGGTTGCCGCCGAAAACGAGATGGGAGTGGGCGTCCACGAATCCGGGAACGACCGCCCTGTTCAGTGCATCCACGATGACGGCAGCGTCGGTTTGTGCGCGCGCTTCAAGGTCACGGGCAGGAGCGATTTCCTGGATGACGCCGTCTTTGACGTAAATGGACATGCCCGAAGTCACGGAGAGTCCCATGGCGTCCGGCCCTGAGAGTGGGCCGGATCGAGGCGTGATGATCCGGGCAGGATCTTTGATGAACAGAGCGGTCATAAGTACCCCGTTGTTAATCGATCATGGGCAGGTTCAGCCCTTTCTCTTTAGCACAATCCACGGCTGATTCGTAGCCCGCGTCTGCATGGCGCATGACACCTGTGGCCGGATCGTTCCACAGGACGCGCTTGATTTTTTCGTCGGCTTCCTCCGTGCCGTCGCACAGCATGACCAGCCCGGCGTGCTGGGCATAGCCCATGCCAACGCCGCCGCCGTGGTGGAAGGAGACCCAGGTTGCGCCGGAAGCGCAGTTGAGCAGACAGTTGAGCAGAGGCCAGTCGGATACGGCGTCAGAGCCGTCTTTCATGGATTCGGTCTCGCGGTTGGGGCTGGCCACGGAGCCGGAATCGAGGTGATCGCGGCCAATGACCACGGGCGCCTTGAGTTCACCGTTGCGGACCATTTCATTGAAAGCGAGTCCGAGGCGGTCGCGGTCGCCGAGGCCGATCCAGGCGATACGGGCCGGCAGTCCCTGGAAATGGATGTGCTTCTGGGCCATATCGATCCAGTTGTGCAGATGCGGATCGTCAGGGATAAGCTCCTTGACCTTGGCATCGGTCTTGTAAATGTCTTCGGGATCGCCGGACAGGGCGACCCAGCGGAAGGGGCCCTTGCCCGTGCAGAAGAGGTCGCGCACATAGGCTGGCACGAATCCGGGGAAGTCAAAGGCGTTTTTCAGGCCTGTATTGAAGGCTTCCTGACGGATGTTGTTGCCGTAGTCCACGGTGGGGATGCCCATGGCCTGGAAATCGAGCATGGCCTGCACGTGCGGGACCATGGACTCGCGGGCGGCCTTCATGACGCCTTCTTCATCGGTCTTTTGTCGGGCTTCCCATTCCTCCACGGTCCATCCGGCGGGCAGGTAACCGTTGAGGGGGTCGTGGGCGGACGTCTGGTCGGTGACCGCATCGGGTTTGATACCGTCCTTCACGAGCTGGGGATAGATTTCGGCGGCGTTGCCGAGGACGGCCACTGTGACGGCTTCGCCGGTCTCACGGGCTTTGTCCAT containing:
- a CDS encoding molybdate ABC transporter permease subunit, with protein sequence MDFLQILTETQTTAPLLLTVKVLAVSGALHLVCGVLLGYYLTSGKGTVRSVVDFLVTLPLVFPPIATGFILLMVLGRAGIIGQNLPVDIVFSFTGVVLASFVSGLPLMVKPVEAALRGDLKQMAEVSQVLGKTDWQTFWLVLLPNVRRNVASGWFLALGRSLGEVGITLMIGGNIIGKTNTLSLEIYNAVFSGEFERALVLSSIIGIFSLIIFIALKRLSAV
- the modA gene encoding molybdate ABC transporter substrate-binding protein, which encodes MHAIKTILLSALFIIMMTTVAAAENAVLASGAGYKEMVNELNAAYTKKSGQKLDLIYGNMARVTTQAKQSGQVDIVLGDQKFLTKARMPMASTVDLGRGRLVLAFAKSSKFSKVKDLDNPAAGRIALPDTNKAIYGKAAREFLLSSGRLPAIQARLVEVSTVPQVFSYLTTNEVDMGFLNLTHALKVKNKLGGFVIIDEEGYSPITIIASMLKTATHTDEAKAFLAFLNTEEARAIIKKHGL
- a CDS encoding TOBE domain-containing protein; translation: MKNAKPTGKVCPREFFSVAEDVSYLEAVQLKEFERSFVQWKDAAKRMDSIRARTRMWLIFLLLRHTGARLGEILSLDDITAFDMEHSSVRIGREGREREVPLPEGVCAEIQSILESPVGCGLRGCLFAVDPGYFRRICYARGKECGLSKDLVRPKSLRNSRAVEMLRSGIPITVVKEILGQSSLNLTANFQQFSQGDILSIVSNAHQTMRKQTSARNSFVGHVVDVKNDSVMAEVVLETRFGRRISAVITTDSLTNLKILVGSPVIATVKAPLVNVLKCGDTPLGSARNRFRATVVRATATPVLSEILGRLPDGTDVCALISAQSANELDLHSGDEVEFWFKALSVVLNTVQL
- a CDS encoding HAL/PAL/TAL family ammonia-lyase — encoded protein: MNVIIDHTQHLTLEQIMAVGHGEATVRMAPATRAMLTERRAQIETSITEQEFPAYGFNRGFGHNVDLSVKAEHLSELQENLILSHAVGAGEPMDATVVRVTMLLRANSLARGFSGVRPDLAESILALLNAGITPQVPELGSVGASGDLAPLSHIAMALIGKGKVTYKGAVMDSAEAMQEAGLEPLKLQMKEGLALTNGVQFMNAIGLVACHQLKVLLQSAAINSALTAQVMLAPDTYYRSDFHAVRPHPGAVQVADWIWQLMQDSPIRNAHRDFKTDGQVQDPYNVRCAAQVLGAAHDLITQAEKSLLIEANSATDNPILLADENDQYIDVISGGHFHGMPVAVQVYSLMQALGVMASLSHQRSVRFVDPKRNKGLGRDLKWPDLTEDENSMSSGMMMLEYASASLLNSIWGDAMPSHLFNISTNSGQEDHVSMGTGLAVRLLKTIPKASHIMAIELAYILQAIAIRKRLKTIPTETEIPEWVNQELGGLKTRMNGQGKGVVFDACVIREHPLTDAEKTFSPACETLYRIIGEKGLFPVVERDRYLAEDVAGLATFLAGGGIIEAIRENLELKWE
- a CDS encoding formimidoylglutamase, giving the protein MIHTDLLSLLTPPEMPGPSHDDNDILLRDVVSTSPDDLNAATHVIIGCPQDQGVARNHGRPGAAQAPAAIRQMFYKLKPATTEGNTIVDLGDMDVSGELEAIHDRQQAMVTALLAAGKTVISLGGGNDISLPDASGVHAVYPEYAAINMDAHLDMRISDRRHSGTPYRNLIDAGALLPDHLYEVGIQTWANAPHYLDDARAMGVNIHPLTAIHAQRGTPFFTDLFTRLGTAPLFAGLDMDSVRASDAPGVSASCPVGFSARDILEFADRCRTQGNTAVFEITEVNPNFDIDGRTARLAALAVYAFIYGNQ
- the hutI gene encoding imidazolonepropionase, whose product is MTALFIKDPARIITPRSGPLSGPDAMGLSVTSGMSIYVKDGVIQEIAPARDLEARAQTDAAVIVDALNRAVVPGFVDAHSHLVFGGNRADEFAMRTAGATYEEIAAQGGGIARTVKATREASKDELKALARERLDRAMRQGTTTMEVKSGYGLDAATELKMLRVVAELNEEHPVDLIPTFLGAHAVPKGVDKAAYIEDVKAMLADASTLARFCDVFCEHGYFTPAESMDIMEHASTLGMLPRLHANQFHSIGCIEAAIELGAVSVDHLEVVTDKEIALLAGTDIGCVMLPGVSLFLDIPFAPGRRVIDSGCLPVLASDFNPGSNMSLSLQLVMSLACMRMGLSVDEALTCITRNAAHTLRLDKVGCIAPGWQADLLLLDSDDHRDVAYFYGENHIHTVIKKGQLV
- the hutU gene encoding urocanate hydratase, translating into MSKRIVTAPTGTEISAKSWQTEAPLRMIMNNLDPMVAERPEDLIIYGGIGRAARNWECFDKIIETLRELEEDETMLVQSGKPVGVFRTHKTAPRVLIANSNLVPHWANWEHFNELDRKGLMMFGQMTAGSWIYIGSQGIIQGTYETFVSMGNKHYDGDWKGKWILTAGLGGMGGAQPLAAKFAGASMIAIECREERIQKRLDTGYVDMKADSLEHALEIMDKARETGEAVTVAVLGNAAEIYPQLVKDGIKPDAVTDQTSAHDPLNGYLPAGWTVEEWEARQKTDEEGVMKAARESMVPHVQAMLDFQAMGIPTVDYGNNIRQEAFNTGLKNAFDFPGFVPAYVRDLFCTGKGPFRWVALSGDPEDIYKTDAKVKELIPDDPHLHNWIDMAQKHIHFQGLPARIAWIGLGDRDRLGLAFNEMVRNGELKAPVVIGRDHLDSGSVASPNRETESMKDGSDAVSDWPLLNCLLNCASGATWVSFHHGGGVGMGYAQHAGLVMLCDGTEEADEKIKRVLWNDPATGVMRHADAGYESAVDCAKEKGLNLPMID